A genomic region of Sphingobacteriales bacterium contains the following coding sequences:
- the rplB gene encoding 50S ribosomal protein L2 → MATKKFSPITPGLRFRVAVDLSELSKVAPEKSLLQPYTKTGGRGKDGRMSTRNVGGGHKRKYRIVDFLRNKHGVPATVKTLEYDPNRSAFIALVSYADGEKRYILAPEGLKVGDTVQSGENIAPNLGNTLLLRDIPLGTVIHNIEMQPGRGGVMARSAGTYAQVAAKDGKYVVIKLPSGETRMILHTCLATVGTVSNPDHGLKILGKAGRKRWEGRRPRVRGVAMNPVDHPMGGGEGRASGGHPRSRTGLYAKGQKTRNANKASSKLIIARKKNAKK, encoded by the coding sequence ATGGCAACTAAAAAATTTAGTCCAATTACTCCGGGTTTGCGCTTTCGCGTAGCAGTAGATTTGTCGGAATTGTCAAAAGTAGCTCCCGAAAAAAGCCTCTTGCAGCCTTACACCAAAACTGGCGGTAGGGGTAAAGACGGCAGAATGTCCACCCGCAATGTTGGTGGTGGTCATAAAAGAAAATACCGTATTGTGGATTTCTTGCGCAATAAGCACGGTGTTCCTGCTACTGTGAAAACTCTTGAATACGATCCTAACCGTTCGGCTTTCATTGCTTTGGTGAGTTATGCCGATGGCGAAAAACGCTATATCTTGGCTCCCGAAGGCTTAAAAGTGGGCGATACCGTACAATCCGGTGAAAATATAGCCCCTAATTTAGGCAATACCTTGTTGTTGCGCGATATTCCACTTGGTACGGTTATCCACAATATTGAAATGCAACCGGGCAGAGGAGGAGTAATGGCAAGAAGTGCTGGTACTTATGCGCAGGTGGCAGCCAAAGATGGCAAATATGTTGTTATTAAATTGCCTTCAGGCGAAACTCGTATGATTCTCCATACTTGCTTGGCTACTGTCGGTACTGTTTCTAACCCTGATCACGGATTGAAAATTTTAGGTAAAGCTGGACGCAAACGCTGGGAAGGCAGAAGACCTCGTGTGCGTGGTGTAGCGATGAACCCTGTGGATCACCCGATGGGTGGTGGTGAAGGAAGAGCCTCTGGCGGACACCCGCGCTCTCGTACTGGTTTGTATGCCAAAGGTCAGAAAACACGCAATGCCAATAAAGCGTCTTCTAAACTTATTATTGCACGTAAAAAAAATGCTAAAAAATAA
- the rpsS gene encoding 30S ribosomal protein S19 yields MGRSLKKGPYVAYHLQIKIDKLNESGKKNVVKTWSRRSLITPDFVGHTLAVHNGNKFIPVYVTENMVGHRLGEFSPTRTFKGHSSKKQK; encoded by the coding sequence ATGGGAAGATCTCTTAAAAAAGGACCTTATGTGGCTTATCACCTCCAAATTAAAATTGATAAGCTCAATGAGTCAGGTAAAAAAAATGTGGTTAAAACTTGGTCGCGCCGCTCTTTGATTACGCCCGATTTTGTGGGACACACTTTGGCGGTGCATAATGGAAATAAATTTATTCCGGTGTATGTTACCGAAAATATGGTAGGGCATCGTTTGGGTGAGTTCTCACCTACACGTACCTTTAAAGGACACTCATCTAAGAAACAAAAATAA
- the rplV gene encoding 50S ribosomal protein L22: MEAIAKLKNCPSSPRKMRLVADLVRGMNVEKALFVLKYSNKQAARDIEKLLLSAVANWTVKNNDKSIDDVDLVVKRIFVDGGSQIKRFQTAPFGRPRKIRKRSNHITIIVDGATAEQPQKVSSKK; the protein is encoded by the coding sequence ATGGAAGCGATTGCAAAGCTGAAAAATTGCCCCTCATCGCCACGAAAAATGCGTTTGGTTGCTGATTTGGTGCGTGGTATGAACGTTGAAAAAGCTTTATTTGTATTGAAATATAGCAATAAACAAGCAGCACGCGATATAGAAAAATTATTGCTCTCTGCCGTTGCCAACTGGACTGTTAAAAATAACGACAAAAGCATTGATGATGTTGATTTGGTGGTGAAAAGAATTTTTGTGGACGGCGGCAGCCAGATCAAACGCTTTCAAACCGCTCCTTTCGGCAGACCGCGTAAAATCAGAAAACGCTCTAACCATATCACTATTATTGTTGATGGTGCGACTGCGGAACAACCCCAAAAAGTATCTTCTAAGAAATAA
- the rpsC gene encoding 30S ribosomal protein S3: protein MGQKTNPIGNRLGIIRGWESNWYGDSKDFATKLVEDEKIRQYLNARISKGGISMIQIERTLKRITVTIHTSRPGIIIGKGGNEVDKIKEELKKLTNKEIQINISEIRRPELDANIVAETIAKQLEARVNFRRAIKMAIGSTMRMGAEGIKVRISGRLNGADIARSEEYKEGRTPLHTWRADIDYALKEALTVYGLIGVKVWICRGEKYGKVDLSPVTIAPSKGSFGGGDGGNRGDRGDRGGRKRRDGGGGGRDGGGRGDGGNRGDRGGNRGGKR from the coding sequence ATGGGACAAAAAACCAACCCTATAGGTAATCGTTTAGGCATCATCAGAGGCTGGGAATCCAATTGGTACGGCGACTCTAAAGATTTTGCTACTAAATTGGTAGAAGATGAAAAAATCCGCCAGTACCTCAATGCTCGTATCAGCAAAGGTGGTATCTCTATGATACAAATTGAGCGCACGCTCAAACGTATCACTGTTACTATTCATACTTCTCGTCCGGGTATTATTATCGGAAAAGGCGGTAATGAAGTAGATAAAATTAAAGAAGAGTTGAAAAAACTCACCAATAAAGAAATTCAAATTAATATCAGCGAAATCCGCCGCCCTGAATTAGATGCCAATATCGTAGCTGAAACTATTGCTAAACAATTAGAAGCGCGTGTGAATTTCCGCCGTGCCATCAAAATGGCGATAGGTTCTACCATGCGTATGGGTGCCGAAGGTATTAAAGTGCGTATTTCTGGTCGTTTGAATGGTGCAGATATTGCCCGCAGCGAGGAATATAAAGAAGGAAGAACTCCTTTACACACCTGGCGTGCAGATATTGATTATGCTTTGAAAGAAGCCTTGACAGTGTATGGTTTGATTGGCGTGAAAGTGTGGATTTGTCGTGGCGAGAAATATGGGAAAGTAGATTTGTCGCCTGTAACAATAGCACCTAGCAAAGGTTCTTTTGGTGGCGGTGATGGTGGTAATCGTGGAGACCGCGGAGACCGTGGTGGCAGAAAACGTCGTGATGGCGGCGGCGGCGGTCGTGATGGTGGTGGTCGTGGTGATGGCGGTAATCGCGGAGACCGTGGCGGCAATCGTGGCGGCAAGCGTTAA
- the rplP gene encoding 50S ribosomal protein L16: protein MLQPKRSKYRKQQKGRVKGIAHRGATIAFGSFGLKATTQGFITSRTIEAARIALTRFMKREGKVWIRIFPDKPITAKPAEVRMGKGKGAPSHWVAVVKPGRILFEADGVSPEVAQEAFRLAAQKLPVLTKFVVRPDYGN from the coding sequence ATGCTTCAACCCAAACGTTCAAAATATAGAAAACAGCAGAAAGGCAGAGTAAAGGGTATCGCCCATCGCGGAGCTACCATCGCATTCGGTTCTTTCGGACTAAAAGCTACCACACAAGGTTTTATTACTTCAAGAACTATTGAGGCGGCTCGTATTGCACTCACCCGTTTTATGAAACGCGAAGGTAAAGTATGGATTCGTATTTTTCCTGATAAACCGATTACCGCTAAACCCGCTGAGGTGCGTATGGGTAAAGGTAAAGGTGCACCCAGCCATTGGGTAGCTGTTGTAAAACCCGGCAGAATTTTGTTTGAAGCCGATGGCGTATCACCGGAAGTGGCGCAGGAAGCTTTCCGTTTGGCTGCTCAAAAACTTCCTGTACTCACTAAATTTGTAGTAAGACCGGATTACGGTAATTAA
- the rpmC gene encoding 50S ribosomal protein L29: MAKQNIIDFKGMSQEELLQYVKGEKLRLQRMTFNHSVTPMENPTQIKALRRDIARAKTEMRARQLAALK, translated from the coding sequence ATGGCAAAACAAAATATTATTGATTTTAAAGGAATGTCGCAAGAGGAGCTGCTTCAATATGTGAAAGGCGAAAAATTGCGCTTGCAAAGAATGACATTCAACCATAGTGTTACTCCTATGGAAAATCCTACCCAAATCAAAGCCTTGCGCAGAGATATTGCGCGTGCCAAAACTGAAATGCGTGCTCGCCAGCTCGCTGCTCTTAAATAA
- the rpsQ gene encoding 30S ribosomal protein S17, whose product MLDRKLRKTRVGIVTSNKADKTITVSIERKERHPLYGKFIKKTKKFHAHDEKNECNEGDTVRITETRPLSKTKRWRLVEIVDRAK is encoded by the coding sequence ATGTTAGATAGAAAATTAAGAAAAACCCGTGTCGGCATCGTAACAAGCAATAAAGCCGATAAAACTATTACGGTATCTATTGAACGGAAAGAAAGACACCCTTTATACGGAAAATTTATTAAAAAAACCAAAAAGTTTCACGCACACGACGAAAAAAACGAATGTAACGAAGGAGATACTGTGCGTATTACGGAAACACGCCCTTTGAGCAAAACTAAAAGATGGCGTTTGGTGGAGATTGTAGATAGAGCCAAATAA
- the rplN gene encoding 50S ribosomal protein L14: MIQQESRLKVADNSGAKEVLCIRVLKGTRARYASVGDKIIVAVKDALPGGAVKKGAVSRAVVVRTKKEVRRKDGSYIRFDDNAVVILNNQDEPRGTRIFGPVARELRDKQYMKIISLAPEVL; this comes from the coding sequence ATGATACAGCAAGAATCCAGACTGAAAGTAGCGGATAACAGCGGCGCAAAAGAGGTGCTTTGCATCAGAGTGTTGAAAGGAACACGTGCTCGCTATGCTAGCGTAGGCGATAAAATTATTGTAGCAGTAAAAGATGCACTGCCCGGTGGTGCCGTGAAAAAAGGTGCCGTTTCCAGAGCTGTGGTAGTACGCACCAAAAAAGAAGTGCGCCGCAAAGATGGTTCTTATATCCGCTTTGATGATAATGCCGTTGTTATTTTGAACAACCAAGATGAACCGCGCGGTACCCGTATTTTCGGTCCGGTGGCTCGCGAATTGCGCGACAAACAGTACATGAAAATCATTTCCTTAGCACCTGAAGTATTATAA
- the rplX gene encoding 50S ribosomal protein L24, with protein MKNEAKKTFKFHIKKGDTVKVISGDDKGKTGIVLHVNRDTYRAIVEGLNMVTKHQKPTAANTAGSRVQLEAPIHISNLMLVDANGVAGRVGRKVVDGKKVRYSKKSGEVIINQ; from the coding sequence ATGAAAAACGAAGCAAAGAAAACATTCAAATTCCATATCAAAAAAGGAGACACCGTGAAAGTAATTTCAGGTGACGATAAAGGTAAAACAGGAATTGTCTTGCACGTAAACAGAGATACTTACCGCGCTATCGTGGAAGGATTGAATATGGTAACTAAGCACCAAAAACCAACAGCCGCCAATACTGCAGGCAGCCGTGTACAGTTGGAAGCACCTATTCATATTTCTAATTTGATGCTGGTAGATGCTAATGGCGTTGCCGGTCGTGTTGGTCGTAAAGTAGTGGACGGCAAAAAAGTTCGCTATTCCAAAAAATCAGGAGAGGTTATTATCAATCAATAG
- the rplE gene encoding 50S ribosomal protein L5, producing MSKVKIESRLRKKYQDEAVASLMEQFQYKSPMEVPRLKKICLNQGMGIAVSDKKMIDAAIDEMTAITGQKAVSTRAKKSISNFKLREGMPIGVRVTLRHNNMWDFLDRFVSIALPRVRDFRGINDKSFDGRGNYTMGITEQIIFPEINLDKVPRISGFDITFVTSAKTDNEAFALLKALGLPFKK from the coding sequence ATGAGTAAAGTAAAAATAGAATCGCGTTTGCGTAAAAAATACCAAGATGAGGCGGTGGCAAGCCTGATGGAGCAATTTCAATATAAAAGCCCAATGGAAGTGCCTCGCTTGAAAAAAATATGCTTGAATCAGGGAATGGGTATTGCCGTTTCTGATAAAAAAATGATTGATGCCGCTATTGACGAAATGACGGCTATCACCGGACAAAAAGCTGTTTCAACTCGCGCTAAAAAATCTATCTCTAACTTTAAATTGCGCGAAGGAATGCCTATTGGTGTGCGTGTTACTTTGCGCCACAATAATATGTGGGATTTCTTGGATAGATTTGTTTCTATTGCTTTGCCTCGTGTACGCGACTTTCGCGGTATCAACGATAAAAGCTTTGACGGACGCGGAAACTATACCATGGGTATCACCGAGCAAATTATTTTCCCTGAAATCAATTTGGATAAAGTACCCAGAATTTCAGGATTTGATATTACTTTTGTAACCTCTGCCAAAACCGATAACGAAGCATTTGCTTTGTTGAAAGCTTTGGGATTGCCTTTTAAAAAGTAA
- the rpsH gene encoding 30S ribosomal protein S8, whose protein sequence is MSAVTDPIADYLTRVRNAIMANHRIVEIPASNLKRRITEILYEQGYILKYKFEGTENHQGLIKIALKYDPVTKLPAIREIKRYSRPGLRQYAKSTEIPRVINGLGIAIVSTSQGVMTDKEARERKVGGEVLCTVY, encoded by the coding sequence ATGTCAGCAGTTACCGACCCTATTGCCGATTATCTTACCCGAGTGCGCAATGCCATTATGGCAAATCACCGTATTGTAGAAATTCCGGCTTCTAACCTTAAAAGAAGAATTACCGAAATTCTTTATGAACAAGGTTATATCTTGAAATACAAATTTGAAGGTACCGAAAATCATCAGGGGCTTATCAAAATAGCCCTTAAATACGACCCCGTTACCAAATTGCCGGCTATCCGCGAAATCAAACGCTACAGCCGCCCCGGCTTGCGCCAATATGCCAAATCTACCGAGATTCCGCGCGTTATCAACGGCTTGGGTATCGCTATTGTATCTACTTCGCAAGGCGTGATGACCGATAAAGAAGCTCGCGAACGCAAGGTGGGCGGCGAGGTGCTTTGTACGGTATATTAA
- the rplF gene encoding 50S ribosomal protein L6, translated as MSRIGKLPITLPNNVNVSVNNNNVVTVKGPKGELKQALSNGVSVKVEDGVLTVERGNDQQQTRALHGLYRALLNNMIVGVSNGYKVELNLVGVGYRATNTGQLLELTLGYSHPIMFVLPREIKVTTTAEKGQAPAIILESNDKQLLGQICAKIRAFRKPEPYKGKGIRFKDEVLRRKAGKTASKK; from the coding sequence ATGTCACGTATCGGAAAATTACCCATTACATTGCCGAACAATGTCAATGTAAGCGTAAATAACAATAATGTAGTTACCGTAAAAGGACCTAAAGGCGAATTAAAACAAGCCTTGAGCAATGGAGTATCTGTGAAAGTGGAAGACGGTGTGCTTACCGTAGAACGCGGCAATGACCAACAACAAACCAGAGCATTGCACGGATTGTACAGAGCATTGCTCAATAATATGATTGTGGGGGTATCCAACGGATATAAAGTAGAGTTGAACCTGGTAGGTGTGGGGTATCGTGCTACGAATACCGGTCAGTTGCTTGAACTTACACTTGGTTATTCGCACCCGATTATGTTTGTATTGCCTCGCGAAATAAAAGTAACGACTACCGCCGAAAAAGGTCAGGCTCCTGCTATTATTTTAGAAAGCAACGATAAACAACTGCTCGGACAAATTTGTGCAAAAATACGCGCATTTCGCAAACCTGAACCTTATAAAGGAAAAGGTATTCGCTTCAAAGATGAAGTATTGCGCCGCAAAGCAGGTAAAACCGCATCTAAAAAATAA
- the rplR gene encoding 50S ribosomal protein L18: MATLTKKDRRKKIHYKIRKKISGTSQRPRLSVFRSNSDIYAQVIDDTAGRTIVCATSKDKSISEGTKSERAKKVGQMIAEKAKAAGIDTIVFDRSGYLYHGRVKALAEGAREGGLNF; this comes from the coding sequence ATGGCAACTCTAACGAAAAAAGATAGAAGAAAAAAAATTCATTATAAAATCCGTAAAAAAATAAGCGGTACCTCACAACGCCCGCGCTTGTCGGTGTTCAGAAGCAATAGTGATATTTATGCACAGGTAATAGATGATACGGCAGGACGTACTATCGTTTGTGCTACCTCTAAGGATAAATCTATTAGCGAAGGCACTAAGTCGGAGCGCGCTAAAAAAGTGGGACAGATGATTGCCGAAAAAGCAAAAGCAGCTGGTATTGATACTATCGTATTTGACCGTAGCGGTTATTTGTATCACGGTAGAGTTAAAGCTTTGGCAGAAGGTGCACGCGAAGGCGGATTGAATTTCTAA
- the rpsE gene encoding 30S ribosomal protein S5 has product MKVEAQKVKPTDIENLQDRVVAVNRVAKVTKGGRTFSFAAIVVVGDGNGSVGHGLGKAREVTDAITKGKDAAIRNMIKVPVINGTIPHPQKGKFGAGKVLLRPAAKGTGVIAGGAMRAVLESAGIHDVIAKSMGSSNPHNVIKATLDALTLLRSAKSVAKDRNISLQKVFNGH; this is encoded by the coding sequence GTGAAAGTAGAAGCACAAAAGGTAAAGCCTACCGATATAGAAAATTTACAAGACCGCGTGGTAGCGGTAAATCGTGTGGCGAAAGTAACGAAAGGCGGTAGAACTTTTAGTTTTGCAGCGATAGTGGTGGTGGGTGATGGCAACGGCTCCGTGGGACACGGCTTGGGCAAAGCACGCGAAGTAACTGATGCTATTACTAAAGGTAAAGATGCCGCTATTCGTAATATGATTAAAGTTCCTGTTATCAATGGCACTATTCCGCACCCGCAAAAAGGAAAATTCGGTGCAGGTAAAGTATTGTTGCGCCCCGCCGCTAAAGGAACTGGTGTTATCGCAGGTGGTGCGATGCGTGCCGTATTGGAAAGTGCCGGTATCCACGATGTAATCGCAAAATCTATGGGATCTTCTAATCCGCATAATGTTATTAAAGCTACTTTAGATGCTTTAACTTTGTTGCGTAGCGCAAAATCGGTGGCTAAAGACCGCAATATTTCCTTGCAAAAGGTTTTTAATGGTCACTAA
- the rpmD gene encoding 50S ribosomal protein L30 produces MAQLKLTQVRSSIKRPHTQVSVLKTVGLGRIGKTVIVEDSPSIQGVIAKIGHLLKVEKI; encoded by the coding sequence ATGGCACAATTAAAACTTACACAGGTTCGTAGTTCCATCAAACGTCCGCACACACAAGTAAGTGTGTTGAAAACTGTAGGATTGGGACGTATCGGAAAAACTGTTATCGTCGAAGATAGCCCTTCCATTCAAGGCGTTATCGCTAAAATAGGTCATCTTTTAAAAGTAGAAAAGATTTAA
- the rplO gene encoding 50S ribosomal protein L15 — protein MKLHTLKPAKGSVRDNKRKGRGQGSTLGNTSGRGHKGDKARSGSKEKKGFEGGQMPLQRRTPKRGFNSLFRTEYVGINLDKVQELVDKYQLREFSFDKLRELKLVKQSDKVKILGRGELKAKGVQFNVHAYSEAAKTAIENSGGAANLL, from the coding sequence ATGAAATTACATACATTAAAACCCGCCAAAGGCTCTGTTCGTGATAATAAACGCAAAGGTAGAGGACAAGGCTCTACTTTGGGAAATACCTCCGGACGCGGACATAAAGGTGATAAAGCTCGTTCAGGTTCCAAAGAAAAAAAGGGATTTGAGGGCGGTCAGATGCCTTTGCAACGCCGTACTCCAAAGCGTGGATTCAATAGTTTGTTCCGCACCGAATATGTTGGCATAAATTTGGATAAGGTTCAAGAATTAGTAGACAAATACCAATTGCGTGAGTTTAGCTTCGATAAGTTACGCGAATTAAAGTTAGTTAAGCAAAGTGATAAAGTTAAAATTTTAGGAAGAGGCGAGTTGAAAGCTAAAGGTGTGCAGTTTAATGTACACGCTTATAGCGAAGCTGCTAAAACTGCTATTGAAAATAGCGGTGGTGCTGCTAATCTTCTTTAA